The following proteins are encoded in a genomic region of Sorangiineae bacterium MSr12523:
- a CDS encoding Hsp20/alpha crystallin family protein: MANINRREDNPVFDLRREIDQLFESFFSPSRGTMQRPGGLDFNPHLEITETDGAYVLNAELPGLEENDVNIDVNGDVLTVRGEKRREQSGERRGYQYSERSYGQFARSLQLPRGTDASKIEAHFKNGVLKVTVPKGEAARARSIPIRTGGVETQQRVPTTQEPGNGSRNKPAQQESPPRR, from the coding sequence ATGGCCAACATCAATCGAAGAGAAGACAACCCTGTATTCGATCTGCGCCGTGAAATCGATCAGCTGTTCGAAAGCTTCTTCTCTCCCAGTCGAGGGACGATGCAGCGACCTGGCGGTCTCGATTTCAATCCGCACCTCGAAATCACCGAAACGGATGGGGCCTACGTGCTCAACGCAGAGTTACCGGGCCTCGAGGAAAACGACGTCAACATCGACGTCAATGGCGACGTGCTCACCGTCCGCGGAGAGAAGCGCCGTGAGCAATCGGGCGAGCGGCGTGGATATCAATACAGCGAACGAAGCTACGGACAATTCGCCCGTTCGCTGCAGCTTCCACGCGGAACCGACGCCTCGAAAATCGAGGCTCATTTCAAAAATGGCGTCCTCAAGGTAACGGTTCCCAAGGGCGAGGCCGCACGCGCGCGGAGCATTCCGATCCGCACGGGCGGGGTCGAGACCCAGCAACGGGTACCAACGACGCAAGAGCCCGGGAATGGATCTCGGAACAAGCCTGCGCAACAGGAGTCACCACCGCGGCGCTGA
- a CDS encoding SDR family oxidoreductase produces the protein MKVALVTGASRGLGAVMATTLAKDGWAVAVNYANDSASANQVVARIEAHGGRAFAARFSVIDSAALRPGLEAIARQLGPVDLIVNNATGPQPEMPIMEQSWQTYLDQLEFFVKAPLELLQLVLPDWRARKSGRIVNIGSEVAELGNPYFGNYASAKGAMLSMTRSWAKELGPEGITVNLVAPGWIPVERHVDASQASRDHYLERTPLGHFGKPEDIADMVAFLASDKADFITGQRFAVNGGRTLT, from the coding sequence ATGAAAGTCGCATTGGTCACGGGCGCATCGCGCGGTTTGGGCGCGGTCATGGCGACGACGCTCGCCAAGGATGGCTGGGCCGTCGCCGTGAATTACGCGAACGACAGCGCCAGCGCGAATCAGGTCGTCGCCCGGATCGAAGCGCACGGCGGGCGAGCCTTCGCGGCCCGATTCAGTGTGATCGACTCCGCGGCACTGCGCCCGGGACTCGAGGCGATTGCGCGCCAATTGGGCCCCGTGGACTTGATTGTCAACAATGCCACCGGGCCGCAGCCCGAAATGCCCATCATGGAGCAATCGTGGCAGACGTACCTCGACCAATTGGAGTTCTTCGTCAAGGCGCCGCTCGAGTTGTTGCAACTCGTGCTTCCCGATTGGCGTGCTCGCAAATCGGGGCGCATCGTCAATATTGGCTCCGAGGTGGCGGAATTGGGCAATCCCTACTTTGGCAATTATGCCTCGGCCAAAGGCGCCATGCTTTCGATGACGCGATCGTGGGCCAAAGAACTGGGCCCCGAGGGCATCACCGTGAACCTGGTGGCTCCCGGTTGGATTCCCGTCGAGCGCCACGTGGACGCCTCCCAAGCAAGCCGTGATCACTATTTGGAGCGGACGCCGCTGGGGCACTTCGGTAAGCCGGAGGACATTGCCGACATGGTGGCCTTCCTCGCGTCCGACAAGGCGGATTTCATCACCGGCCAACGCTTCGCCGTCAACGGTGGCCGCACGCTGACGTGA
- a CDS encoding ROK family protein — translation MTADHHHAHALRRQGELAVLRYVHANPGSTRAQMAKALALGTGSATEITTRLRARKWIDEIDGPKTGTRGRPSPTLVPHPKGPLVCAVEIGHERWRMAIVELGAGIVEERSGRHGARDAESVLAALRKQIAGASRECLPRLRAISVAVSGTVQRGRIVQSTLGWSNVGIEALRIRPGMALLLGNDASLGGVAEARRGAGRGVAVLLHLTIEVGVGGVLVVDGRPVLGASGAAGEFGHMPFGDRTLRCPCGAHGCWDLEVDGRAMARHLGQPPPRDPRSAAERTLRDALGGASRARKAVASVTAAFGRGAGALVSALDPDRITLSGLARELATAAPDALECAYRDALMSFRREAPPPFALSALGTDGVLLGAAEVAFDEVLSDVRLAGELR, via the coding sequence GTGACCGCGGACCACCACCACGCCCATGCCCTTCGCCGCCAGGGGGAGCTCGCGGTGCTGCGCTATGTCCACGCGAATCCGGGGTCCACGCGCGCGCAAATGGCCAAAGCCCTCGCGTTGGGCACGGGCTCGGCCACCGAGATCACGACGCGCCTGCGCGCTCGGAAATGGATCGACGAGATCGACGGCCCCAAGACGGGCACCCGCGGCCGCCCTTCGCCGACGCTGGTCCCCCACCCCAAGGGGCCCCTCGTGTGTGCGGTGGAGATCGGCCACGAACGCTGGCGCATGGCCATCGTGGAATTGGGCGCGGGCATCGTCGAAGAGCGCTCCGGCCGCCACGGAGCGAGGGACGCCGAATCCGTGCTCGCCGCGCTACGAAAGCAGATCGCGGGCGCAAGCCGGGAATGCTTGCCGCGTTTGCGGGCCATTTCGGTCGCCGTCTCGGGCACGGTGCAACGCGGCCGAATCGTGCAATCCACGTTGGGCTGGAGCAACGTCGGAATCGAAGCCTTGCGCATCCGACCCGGTATGGCTTTGCTTCTGGGGAACGACGCCTCGCTCGGCGGCGTCGCCGAGGCACGGCGCGGGGCCGGCCGCGGCGTTGCCGTCTTGTTGCATTTGACCATCGAGGTCGGCGTCGGCGGTGTCCTCGTCGTCGACGGCCGCCCGGTGCTGGGCGCGAGCGGCGCTGCCGGCGAATTCGGGCACATGCCCTTTGGCGATCGCACCCTTCGCTGCCCATGCGGGGCCCATGGCTGCTGGGATCTCGAGGTCGACGGCCGCGCCATGGCCCGTCACCTTGGCCAGCCGCCCCCGCGCGATCCCCGCAGCGCCGCGGAGAGAACCTTGCGCGATGCACTGGGCGGCGCCTCGCGAGCCCGCAAGGCGGTGGCCTCGGTCACGGCCGCTTTCGGTCGCGGAGCAGGCGCCCTGGTGAGCGCGCTCGATCCCGATCGCATCACGCTTTCGGGTCTCGCGCGCGAACTCGCCACCGCCGCCCCGGACGCGCTCGAGTGCGCTTACCGCGATGCCCTCATGAGCTTTCGCCGCGAGGCTCCCCCGCCCTTTGCGCTCTCCGCGCTCGGCACCGACGGCGTCTTGCTCGGCGCGGCCGAGGTGGCTTTCGACGAGGTGCTCTCCGACGTTCGGCTTGCGGGAGAGCTTCGTTAA
- a CDS encoding site-2 protease family protein: MRTLRLGKLFGVDVAIDRSWIFIFLLMSWNLASLFGRWHPNWSALLVVAVAITAALLFFASLLLHEFAHSLTGKAFGIPVRNITLFLFGGVSHFENEPRSAGADFLISIVGPLASIAIGLFFFFLFTLTHFTYFTFGSGADITIDPERALSGLGPFGTLFLWLGPINVTVGLFNLIPAFPLDGGRVLRSLIWAVTKRPRNATRTAAGVGQIMAWLMMGLGIAAIFGLRVPFVARGPISGIWFAFIGWFLHSAALRTLEQTHIEELLEGVDVARLMRTRGTAIDATTPISQLVNEVFLRSEESIVPVLHEGHFLGMLSSDQVRAIPSAEWTRRTAGELVTPVQQLQTTTPTEPMIDAMRKLVASDVGVLPVVEETRLVGLLLSEDIARWIELHRGRGSMFGGQRPLWQG, from the coding sequence ATGCGCACGCTGAGGTTGGGAAAGCTCTTTGGCGTCGACGTCGCCATCGACCGCAGTTGGATATTCATCTTTCTACTGATGTCCTGGAATCTGGCGTCGCTGTTCGGCAGGTGGCATCCGAATTGGTCCGCCCTGCTCGTCGTGGCGGTGGCCATCACAGCGGCCCTGCTCTTTTTCGCCTCGCTGCTCCTGCACGAGTTTGCTCATTCGCTCACGGGAAAAGCGTTCGGCATTCCCGTGCGCAACATTACGTTGTTTCTCTTCGGCGGGGTGTCTCATTTCGAAAACGAACCACGCTCGGCCGGTGCCGATTTCCTGATCAGCATCGTGGGGCCCCTCGCCAGCATCGCCATCGGGCTGTTCTTCTTCTTTCTCTTCACGCTCACTCATTTCACCTATTTCACCTTCGGCAGCGGGGCGGACATCACGATCGACCCCGAAAGGGCATTGTCCGGGTTGGGCCCGTTCGGAACGCTCTTTTTATGGTTGGGGCCCATCAACGTGACGGTGGGCTTGTTCAATCTGATCCCGGCGTTCCCATTGGACGGCGGACGCGTGCTGCGTTCCCTCATCTGGGCCGTCACCAAACGCCCGCGCAACGCCACGCGGACGGCCGCCGGCGTGGGGCAAATCATGGCGTGGCTGATGATGGGCCTGGGCATCGCCGCCATCTTTGGATTGCGCGTTCCCTTCGTGGCCCGCGGCCCCATCTCGGGCATTTGGTTCGCCTTCATCGGTTGGTTTCTCCACTCGGCCGCGCTCCGCACCTTGGAGCAGACCCACATCGAGGAATTGCTCGAAGGCGTCGACGTCGCTCGCTTGATGCGCACACGCGGAACCGCCATCGATGCCACGACGCCCATCTCGCAGCTGGTGAACGAGGTCTTTCTCCGCAGCGAGGAGAGCATCGTTCCCGTTTTGCACGAAGGCCACTTCCTCGGGATGCTGAGCTCGGATCAGGTCCGGGCCATCCCTTCCGCGGAGTGGACGAGGCGCACCGCCGGTGAGCTCGTAACCCCGGTGCAGCAGTTGCAAACCACCACGCCGACCGAGCCCATGATCGACGCCATGCGCAAGCTCGTGGCGTCCGACGTGGGGGTGCTCCCGGTCGTCGAGGAGACCCGCCTCGTCGGGCTCCTGCTCTCCGAGGACATTGCGCGCTGGATCGAACTGCATCGAGGCCGCGGCTCGATGTTCGGTGGGCAGCGCCCGCTCT
- the lhgO gene encoding L-2-hydroxyglutarate oxidase, with the protein MVFDLAIVGGGIVGLATALHVTERYPGLSVVVIEKESTLAAHQTGRNSGVIHAGVYYQPGSLKARFCKEGALATMQFCKDHGLPFEQCGKLLVATDPGELERMGALHERCIANGLTVERLDAAELVRREPHIVGVGALFVPATGIVDYGLVARTMGKLITERGGEILTGTRVEAIREEPSGITIEAGRKTISARHLVVCAGVMADRLAKMCGLDLDFQIVPFRGEYYRLGDDKNDIVRHLIYPIPDPALPFLGVHLTRMIGGYVTVGPNAVLAFAREGYRFGDVNYRDLSEMISYPGFRRVIRANLRSGISEMWNSLSKQAYLALCRRYCPELKLDDLTPYRAGIRAQAVLADGSLVHDFLIRETARSIHVCNAPSPAATSAIPIARELVTRATSQFGWRDRI; encoded by the coding sequence ATGGTCTTCGATCTGGCAATCGTGGGTGGTGGCATCGTGGGGCTGGCGACCGCCTTGCACGTGACCGAGCGCTATCCGGGTCTCTCCGTCGTGGTCATCGAGAAAGAATCGACCCTCGCGGCCCACCAAACGGGCCGCAACAGCGGGGTGATCCACGCCGGCGTGTACTACCAACCGGGTAGCCTCAAGGCGCGCTTCTGCAAAGAGGGCGCGCTGGCCACCATGCAATTCTGCAAGGACCATGGCCTTCCGTTCGAACAGTGCGGCAAGCTGCTCGTGGCCACCGATCCGGGCGAGCTCGAACGCATGGGGGCGCTGCACGAGCGCTGCATCGCCAACGGGCTCACGGTCGAGCGTCTCGATGCCGCGGAGCTCGTACGGCGCGAGCCACACATCGTTGGGGTAGGGGCGCTCTTCGTCCCGGCGACCGGCATCGTCGACTATGGCCTCGTCGCCCGCACCATGGGCAAACTCATCACCGAGCGCGGGGGCGAGATCCTCACCGGCACGCGGGTCGAGGCCATTCGCGAGGAGCCTTCGGGCATCACCATCGAGGCGGGAAGAAAGACGATCTCCGCGCGTCACCTCGTCGTGTGCGCGGGCGTGATGGCGGACCGTTTGGCCAAAATGTGCGGCCTCGATCTGGATTTCCAGATCGTGCCATTCCGCGGGGAATATTACCGACTCGGCGACGACAAGAACGATATCGTTCGCCACCTCATTTATCCCATTCCCGATCCCGCGCTGCCCTTCCTCGGTGTCCATCTCACCCGCATGATCGGCGGATACGTCACGGTGGGGCCCAATGCGGTATTGGCTTTCGCGCGAGAAGGGTATCGCTTCGGCGACGTGAACTATCGCGACCTTTCCGAGATGATTTCCTATCCAGGATTCCGCCGGGTGATCCGCGCCAACCTCCGCTCTGGAATCTCGGAAATGTGGAATTCACTCAGCAAGCAGGCCTACCTGGCCCTGTGCCGCCGCTACTGCCCCGAGCTGAAGCTCGATGATTTGACTCCATACCGCGCGGGCATCCGCGCGCAAGCCGTGCTCGCGGATGGATCGCTGGTGCACGATTTTCTCATTCGGGAGACGGCACGAAGCATCCACGTCTGCAACGCGCCCTCTCCGGCGGCGACGTCCGCGATTCCGATTGCACGCGAATTGGTGACGCGCGCCACATCGCAATTCGGCTGGCGGGATCGAATATGA
- a CDS encoding LLM class flavin-dependent oxidoreductase, with the protein MHVGTGVIFQSELEGRTDRDVYQNELRLADLAEPLGYESLWGVEHHFTGHAVCPDILQYLTYMAGRTRRIRLGSMVVVLPWHHPMRVAEQVTMLDTMSNGRFIFGIGRGLGRIEFEGLGVRQEESRGTFNEAAEMILTGLERGYCEFDGKFIKQARRDIRPRPFKSFRGRTYAAAVSPESAGILAKLGIGMVIMPQKPWDTVARELEEYRRIFREVNAAEAPPPLVVGWVVCDDDVERAKTHAYEYIGGYWRSLVQHYELVGDHLSKIRGYESYDKLQNMMSAPRGVDSMSEFFVGLNPWGTPDQCCEKILDIQTRTGAEGFMGVFSIAGIPYDAAERSMRLFAAKVMPRLKQRIPLAQQRIARPTP; encoded by the coding sequence ATGCACGTAGGAACGGGAGTCATCTTTCAATCCGAGCTCGAGGGTCGCACCGACCGTGATGTTTATCAAAACGAGCTTCGGCTCGCCGACTTGGCCGAACCGCTGGGTTACGAGTCCCTCTGGGGCGTGGAACATCATTTCACCGGTCACGCCGTATGCCCCGACATCTTGCAGTATCTGACGTACATGGCGGGTCGCACCCGAAGGATCCGTCTCGGGTCCATGGTGGTGGTGTTGCCGTGGCATCATCCCATGCGTGTCGCCGAGCAGGTGACCATGCTCGATACCATGAGCAACGGAAGGTTCATCTTTGGCATCGGGCGCGGCCTCGGGCGCATCGAGTTCGAAGGGCTCGGCGTGCGCCAAGAAGAGAGCCGCGGAACCTTCAACGAAGCCGCAGAAATGATCCTCACGGGCCTGGAGCGCGGTTACTGCGAGTTCGATGGCAAGTTCATCAAGCAGGCAAGGCGAGACATCCGCCCGCGCCCGTTCAAGTCGTTCCGCGGGCGCACGTACGCGGCCGCCGTATCGCCCGAGTCGGCCGGAATTTTGGCCAAGCTAGGCATCGGAATGGTCATCATGCCCCAGAAGCCTTGGGACACCGTGGCCCGCGAGCTCGAAGAGTACCGGCGCATCTTCCGCGAGGTGAACGCCGCCGAAGCACCGCCGCCGCTCGTCGTGGGCTGGGTGGTCTGCGACGACGACGTCGAGCGGGCCAAGACGCATGCCTACGAGTACATCGGCGGTTACTGGCGCTCGTTGGTTCAGCACTACGAGCTCGTCGGAGATCACCTGTCGAAGATTCGAGGCTACGAGAGCTACGACAAGCTGCAGAACATGATGAGCGCTCCGCGCGGCGTCGACTCGATGAGCGAATTCTTCGTCGGACTGAACCCCTGGGGCACCCCGGACCAGTGTTGCGAGAAGATCCTCGATATCCAAACGCGCACCGGCGCCGAAGGATTCATGGGCGTCTTCAGCATCGCCGGTATCCCCTACGACGCGGCCGAGAGGAGCATGCGGCTCTTCGCGGCGAAGGTCATGCCCCGTCTGAAGCAGCGCATCCCGCTCGCCCAGCAGCGCATCGCGCGGCCGACCCCCTGA
- a CDS encoding phosphatase PAP2 family protein, producing MAKLGTAIIACTWAAISLFEQDAAAQTLPPSTTPLSEKPPAAPKFSVQPVTDGAIVAVNAGFAGLLDLVMGTGEIRPQQISPTFQTSSLLKIDRGAVSQRFDPDAAMYSNIGLGTLIAFALIDPVVSGFREKSSQTTLVDGILYAEAVTLTVGVTNLAKIAVRRPRPAAYKDLDEHRGDPNYSNANTDSSLSFFSGHASVSAAITATATYLAFVRSPGSLRPWITLAAGTALTTFVAFERVRAGAHFPTDVIAGTMAGAGIGVLVPHFHRVDSSAPRTFWVGAAPAPNGTGGTLSLSGIF from the coding sequence ATGGCGAAGCTGGGTACGGCGATCATTGCATGCACATGGGCCGCAATCTCGTTGTTCGAGCAGGACGCGGCCGCTCAGACGTTGCCTCCTTCGACGACCCCGCTCTCCGAAAAGCCCCCCGCAGCCCCCAAATTTTCCGTGCAGCCGGTCACCGACGGGGCCATCGTGGCCGTCAATGCAGGCTTCGCCGGCCTGCTCGATCTGGTCATGGGAACGGGGGAGATACGCCCCCAACAGATCAGCCCCACGTTCCAGACGAGCAGTCTCTTGAAGATCGATCGCGGGGCGGTCTCCCAACGATTCGATCCGGATGCGGCCATGTACTCCAATATCGGCCTCGGCACTTTGATCGCTTTCGCGCTCATCGATCCCGTCGTGAGCGGCTTTCGGGAGAAGAGCTCGCAGACCACCCTCGTGGACGGCATTCTCTACGCCGAAGCCGTCACCCTCACCGTCGGCGTCACCAACCTTGCCAAAATTGCGGTTCGCCGCCCGCGTCCCGCGGCCTACAAAGATTTGGACGAGCACCGGGGCGATCCCAATTATTCCAACGCGAACACGGACAGCTCGCTCTCGTTTTTCTCGGGCCACGCGTCGGTCTCGGCGGCGATCACCGCCACGGCCACGTACCTCGCGTTCGTGCGTTCACCGGGATCGTTGCGCCCATGGATCACCTTGGCCGCGGGCACGGCGCTCACCACCTTCGTCGCCTTCGAACGCGTTCGCGCGGGCGCGCACTTTCCGACGGACGTCATCGCAGGCACGATGGCCGGCGCCGGCATCGGCGTCCTCGTGCCCCATTTTCATCGCGTGGATTCGTCCGCACCGCGCACCTTCTGGGTGGGCGCGGCTCCTGCCCCCAACGGCACCGGTGGAACGCTCTCGCTGAGCGGCATTTTCTGA